From a single Mangifera indica cultivar Alphonso chromosome 19, CATAS_Mindica_2.1, whole genome shotgun sequence genomic region:
- the LOC123203411 gene encoding disease resistance protein RPP2B-like, which produces MVPIFHNVYPLPEMNQTDTFWNAFSELEELFKKGSEILKWRKALEEAANLEDGINSNDFWITMHASLQEMGWEIFQEECNRDPNDRSRLWNHADIYHALTNNMGNKTIEGICLDMSKITHIDLNPRPFAEMPNLRFLKVYNSHCEEKSINKLPVTKDLEFDFVELSYLL; this is translated from the exons ATGGTACCAATTTTCCATAACGTGTACCCATTGCCAGAAATGAACCAGACTGACACATTTTGGAATGCTTTTTCTGAGCTTGAAGAACTTTTTAAGAAAGGTTCAGAAATTCTGAAGTGGAGGAAAGCATTGGAAGAAGCAGCTAATCTAGAAGATGGCATCAATTCAAATGATTTTTG GATAACAATGCATGCTTCGCTTCAAGAAATGGGTTGGGAAATTTTCCAAGAAGAATGCAATAGAGATCCCAATGATCGTAGTCGTTTGTGGAATCATGCAGATATCTATCATGCGTTGACAAATAATATG GGGAATAAAACAATTGAAGGCATATGCTTGGACATGTCCAAAATAACACATATAGATTTAAATCCACGTCCTTTCGCAGAGATGCCTAACTTGAGATTCTTGAAAGTATATAACTCACATTGTGAAGAGAAAAGTATTAATAAGCTGCCTGTTACCAAAGaccttgaatttgattttgttgagcTAAGTTACCTCTTGTAA